A genomic segment from Aegilops tauschii subsp. strangulata cultivar AL8/78 chromosome 1, Aet v6.0, whole genome shotgun sequence encodes:
- the LOC120966084 gene encoding uncharacterized protein has translation MAGHLLPPLRPHATFSHRHVYPPAQPYSSQITARRRPIPPSPRDSAAPPRLHARRCRPTPPSSSDAAAPPRDSGGSPGRKPQYVTFVCRYPLKNGIAAGQLRLMR, from the exons ATGGCCGGACACCTTCTCCCGCCACTCCGGCCACACGCCACCTTCTCGCACCGCCACGTCTACCCGCCGGCGCAACCATATTCTTCCCAGATCACGGCGCGCCGCCGCCCCATCCCACCATCCCCGCGCGACTCCGCCGCCCCACCCCGCCTTCACGCGCGCCGCTGCCGCCCCACCCCGCCATCCTCGAGcgacgccgccgccccaccccgcgACTCCGGTGGATCTCCGGGGAG AAAACCCCAGTATGTCACATTTGTTTGTCGTTATCCTCTGAAAAATGGCATTGCTGCAG GTCAGCTTCGCCTGATGCGTTAG